One Nitrosopumilus piranensis genomic region harbors:
- a CDS encoding TetR/AcrR family transcriptional regulator — MSSKPLTKIQKKILQIAKKKFSKNGYQKTSMNDIVSTAGVSKGVLFYHFHSKEELFFQVLSQGIDAEFQRIFRLLENEGKKLFKKKENLFDDLKKYYDLAIAGTKDFERLWLEGRIESENNVKLRQMMEKKDKEITQILFEGLKISREKIGILQKYDDKELMEIVKGIIVVMRGLFIEKLSGKDQQESKNTWARIMFIIYTSKK, encoded by the coding sequence GTGTCATCTAAACCCCTTACAAAAATACAAAAGAAAATTCTTCAAATAGCCAAAAAGAAATTCTCAAAAAATGGATATCAAAAGACATCTATGAATGACATTGTTTCTACTGCAGGTGTAAGCAAGGGAGTTTTGTTTTATCATTTTCACAGTAAAGAAGAGTTGTTTTTTCAAGTTCTAAGTCAAGGTATAGATGCAGAATTTCAGCGAATTTTTAGACTTTTAGAAAATGAAGGCAAAAAGCTGTTTAAAAAAAAAGAAAACTTGTTTGATGATTTAAAAAAGTATTATGATTTGGCAATTGCTGGAACTAAAGATTTTGAGAGGTTGTGGCTTGAGGGAAGAATAGAATCAGAAAACAACGTAAAGCTAAGACAAATGATGGAAAAAAAAGACAAGGAAATAACTCAGATACTTTTTGAGGGATTAAAGATTTCTAGAGAAAAAATAGGAATTCTCCAAAAATATGATGATAAAGAATTGATGGAGATAGTAAAAGGAATTATTGTAGTGATGAGAGGATTATTTATTGAGAAATTATCTGGAAAAGATCAGCAAGAAAGCAAAAACACTTGGGCCAGAATAATGTTTATCATTTACACATCAAAAAAATAA
- a CDS encoding FAD-dependent oxidoreductase, translating into MFKKNVVIIGCGIAGPVLALALHRAGIKSEIFEARNESDTDSGLFHYISPNGMNVVNILEIYDKIKNVGYDCNGVIHYDENGNIFATMDETNEKEIYGVGSIMIQRKVLTKALREEVVSKGIKIHFDKKLKNIENTADSKIVAHFEDNFNTQGDLLVGCDGIHSRTRHIIMPNIPKPTYTNMIVSGGYTNIPLKDKNSNIIHTNYCKKAFLAYCILPDGEIWWWNGMSYPQEQSREELERISDEKWHRNLINLYDEDHDVVKELVHATSKKFLKYPIYEMPSIETWYKNNVCLIGDAAHALSPHAGQGASMAMEDAMMLAKCLRDVKDIQKAFEKFQQLRKKRVEKIAKIAHDVGENYFLTSPIKKRFRNISMKLMYTPFIFNRMAKFFFGYDVEWDIKVK; encoded by the coding sequence ATGTTTAAGAAAAATGTCGTGATAATTGGATGTGGGATTGCAGGACCTGTTCTTGCTTTAGCTTTACATCGTGCAGGAATTAAATCTGAAATTTTTGAGGCAAGAAATGAATCAGATACTGATTCAGGATTATTTCATTACATATCCCCTAATGGAATGAATGTGGTTAACATACTTGAAATTTATGATAAAATTAAAAATGTTGGGTATGATTGTAACGGAGTAATTCACTATGATGAAAATGGTAATATTTTTGCAACTATGGATGAAACCAACGAAAAAGAAATCTATGGTGTAGGTAGTATTATGATTCAACGTAAAGTATTAACAAAAGCACTACGCGAAGAAGTAGTTTCGAAAGGAATTAAAATACATTTTGATAAAAAATTAAAAAACATAGAAAATACTGCTGACTCAAAAATAGTTGCTCATTTTGAAGATAATTTTAACACTCAAGGTGATCTTCTTGTAGGTTGTGATGGAATACACTCACGTACTCGCCACATAATAATGCCAAACATACCAAAGCCCACTTATACTAACATGATTGTTTCTGGTGGATACACAAATATTCCCTTGAAAGACAAGAATTCTAACATAATCCATACTAATTATTGTAAGAAAGCATTTCTTGCATATTGTATTTTACCCGATGGGGAAATTTGGTGGTGGAATGGAATGTCTTATCCACAAGAACAATCTAGAGAAGAATTGGAAAGAATTTCTGATGAAAAATGGCACAGGAATTTGATTAATTTGTATGATGAAGATCATGACGTAGTTAAAGAATTGGTGCATGCAACATCTAAAAAATTTCTCAAATATCCAATATACGAAATGCCTTCAATAGAAACTTGGTACAAAAATAATGTATGCTTAATAGGAGATGCAGCGCATGCGTTATCTCCACATGCAGGACAAGGGGCATCAATGGCAATGGAAGACGCAATGATGCTTGCAAAATGCCTTAGAGATGTAAAAGACATACAAAAGGCATTTGAAAAATTTCAACAATTACGTAAAAAAAGAGTCGAAAAGATTGCAAAGATAGCACATGATGTTGGTGAAAATTATTTTCTAACTAGCCCAATCAAAAAACGATTTAGAAACATTTCTATGAAACTTATGTATACTCCATTTATCTTCAACCGAATGGCTAAATTCTTTTTTGGATATGATGTTGAATGGGATATAAAAGTAAAATGA
- a CDS encoding serine hydrolase domain-containing protein, whose amino-acid sequence MAIEEIIENHVKSGKSPGISVGLVNENETMTFNFGEIKKDSGVVPTNKTIYEIGSMTKTFTTILAAQLQAEEIISLDEKISKYLPELENSEFENKNVTLRHLLTHTSGISEFSVKTFASQIFSIMSTGKSRIVEYEYDTEKFLNYVSALKLKHSPGSTWMYSNLGFGLVGKILERITGNSYDVLVKTHICDVLDMKDTGIDVFESHKDQLAVGYSFRGKQADYWNVPAIEAAGSLYSTPSDMVKFLKANLGLSKTILYPVFEYCQNTKNTPKIPLSMKFFTKAVGISLHSFRAGWFVFPQENVDILGHDGGTEGFSSFMCMNLGNQSAVVILTNRAMKPVHKLGLSLLQEINKK is encoded by the coding sequence TTGGCAATTGAAGAAATTATTGAAAATCATGTAAAATCAGGAAAAAGCCCTGGGATTTCTGTTGGGCTAGTTAATGAAAATGAGACTATGACTTTTAATTTTGGAGAAATCAAAAAAGATTCAGGAGTTGTACCAACTAATAAAACAATTTATGAAATAGGTTCAATGACTAAAACTTTTACTACAATATTAGCAGCACAACTTCAAGCTGAAGAAATAATATCTCTTGATGAAAAAATCTCAAAATACCTCCCAGAGCTTGAAAATTCAGAATTTGAGAACAAAAATGTAACGTTGCGTCATCTTTTAACCCACACATCAGGCATATCCGAATTTTCGGTAAAGACATTTGCTTCACAAATATTTTCAATAATGTCTACAGGAAAATCACGAATTGTTGAATATGAATACGATACAGAAAAATTTCTAAATTATGTTTCTGCATTAAAATTAAAACATTCACCTGGAAGTACTTGGATGTATTCAAATCTAGGTTTTGGTTTGGTAGGAAAAATACTTGAAAGAATTACTGGAAATTCATATGATGTTCTTGTAAAAACTCATATCTGTGATGTACTTGATATGAAAGATACTGGAATTGATGTTTTTGAATCCCACAAAGATCAACTAGCAGTTGGTTATTCTTTTAGAGGTAAGCAAGCTGATTACTGGAATGTGCCTGCAATAGAGGCAGCAGGAAGCCTATACTCGACTCCATCTGATATGGTAAAGTTCCTAAAGGCAAATCTAGGTTTAAGCAAAACAATACTATATCCTGTTTTTGAATATTGTCAAAATACCAAAAACACTCCAAAAATCCCTCTATCTATGAAATTTTTTACAAAAGCTGTGGGGATTTCCTTGCATAGCTTTCGTGCAGGTTGGTTTGTTTTTCCACAAGAAAATGTAGATATTCTTGGACATGATGGCGGTACAGAAGGATTTTCTAGTTTCATGTGCATGAATCTAGGAAACCAATCAGCTGTTGTTATTCTAACAAATAGAGCAATGAAACCAGTTCACAAATTAGGATTGTCGTTACTTCAGGAAATCAATAAAAAATGA
- a CDS encoding DUF6438 domain-containing protein: MKTRFLIILGIVVAVSVLYASISINDNAINVIYDSQRNSVDIFQDFVNSQKRVDTTMNTWFDMMLHSDDDLKNTVAILESEKNIQDKLYDEYVNLPDSEKTNEEIHRKIIDSINDGWLAKNIENLKPQKDAERIFRITLEHNGCENTCPVYSIMIDGDGSVLYKGLKNVKEIGKQEYQIQSDVLTELNPFLLEAYRDNIDEYGVQDDAKNTVIITIQFGQPKRITNHDNSGPVWLKDFEDKINEIAQTRQYVFG; the protein is encoded by the coding sequence ATGAAAACTAGGTTTTTGATAATTCTTGGAATTGTAGTGGCCGTCTCTGTACTTTATGCGAGTATTTCAATAAATGATAATGCCATTAATGTAATTTACGATTCTCAGAGAAACTCTGTTGATATTTTTCAAGATTTTGTTAATTCCCAAAAAAGGGTAGATACGACAATGAATACATGGTTTGATATGATGCTTCACAGTGATGATGATCTGAAAAATACTGTGGCAATACTTGAATCAGAAAAAAATATTCAAGATAAACTTTATGATGAATATGTAAATTTACCTGACAGTGAAAAAACTAATGAAGAGATTCATCGTAAAATTATAGATTCAATCAATGATGGTTGGCTTGCAAAAAATATTGAAAATTTGAAACCTCAAAAAGATGCAGAGCGTATTTTCAGGATAACATTAGAACACAATGGATGTGAAAACACATGTCCTGTTTATTCTATCATGATTGATGGTGATGGATCAGTACTTTACAAAGGATTGAAAAACGTAAAAGAAATTGGAAAACAAGAATATCAAATTCAGTCTGATGTCTTAACTGAACTAAACCCATTCCTTCTTGAAGCATATCGTGATAACATAGACGAATATGGTGTCCAAGATGATGCTAAAAACACAGTAATTATTACCATCCAATTTGGCCAGCCAAAAAGAATTACCAATCATGACAATTCTGGACCAGTATGGCTAAAAGATTTTGAAGATAAAATTAACGAAATTGCACAAACAAGACAATATGTATTTGGTTGA
- a CDS encoding DNA topoisomerase I, translated as MKWKTLQHNGILFPPAYEAQGIKIKIKGEKVDLNLDQEEMVYQWAKKKDTPYALDKIFQKNFTTDFAKTLDSKFKKISYEDIDFSNAYKLVDKEKDLKEMMTKEEKKAIASKRKELREELKAKYGIAIMDGVEVEVGNYMAEPPGIFIGRGEHPLRGRWKPRVTAKDVTLNLGKEAKVPKGEWGKIIHDNDSMWLASWIDYLTQKRKYVWLADTAGLKQERDKEKYEKAVKLAKEIDKIKDRIVKDMKSSDPKISRIATACYLIYRTAMRVGDEKDPEEADTVGATTLRKEHIKITTDAIEFDFLGKDSVRWQETVKAVGHDKQFQENLKKLVEKKKPKDEIFHDITSRHVNAYYSSIVKGLTAKVFRTYLATTVVKNYLKDHDDMKGKSDNEKLYHAKLANLEAAIMCNHKRTIPKTFEESLQKKKDTLKTREKEKTWEKTQLTLKKVESTKPKTDTQKKNREKRIKTLKEQIKKQKQKHKERIEKLNLQVDLSERTKDYNLGTSLRNYIDPRVFKAWTDEVGAEWEKLYTAALQKKFLWVKNENVKWKEIK; from the coding sequence ATGAAATGGAAAACACTACAACACAATGGAATCTTATTTCCGCCAGCTTATGAAGCACAAGGAATCAAGATAAAGATCAAAGGAGAAAAAGTAGATCTTAATTTAGACCAAGAAGAGATGGTATACCAATGGGCAAAAAAGAAGGATACACCATACGCCCTAGACAAGATTTTTCAAAAAAACTTTACAACAGATTTTGCAAAGACTCTAGATTCTAAATTTAAAAAAATTTCATATGAAGACATCGACTTTTCAAATGCCTACAAACTTGTAGACAAGGAAAAAGATCTCAAAGAGATGATGACAAAAGAAGAAAAAAAAGCAATTGCATCTAAAAGAAAAGAACTTCGAGAAGAGCTCAAGGCAAAGTACGGAATTGCAATAATGGATGGGGTAGAAGTCGAGGTTGGAAACTATATGGCAGAACCCCCAGGAATTTTTATTGGCAGAGGAGAACACCCACTTAGAGGACGATGGAAGCCTCGCGTCACTGCAAAAGACGTCACACTAAATCTTGGAAAAGAAGCCAAAGTTCCCAAAGGAGAATGGGGCAAAATTATTCATGATAATGATTCAATGTGGCTTGCAAGTTGGATAGACTATCTCACACAAAAAAGAAAGTATGTTTGGCTTGCAGATACTGCAGGGCTAAAACAAGAAAGAGACAAGGAAAAGTATGAAAAAGCAGTAAAACTTGCAAAAGAGATTGACAAAATTAAAGACAGGATTGTAAAAGATATGAAAAGTAGTGACCCAAAAATCAGTAGAATTGCTACTGCATGTTATTTGATTTATAGAACCGCCATGAGAGTTGGAGACGAAAAAGATCCAGAAGAGGCAGATACTGTAGGTGCAACTACACTAAGAAAAGAGCATATCAAAATCACAACAGATGCAATAGAGTTTGACTTTTTGGGAAAAGACAGTGTGAGATGGCAAGAGACAGTCAAAGCAGTAGGACATGACAAACAATTCCAAGAAAATCTAAAAAAATTGGTTGAAAAGAAAAAACCAAAAGATGAGATTTTCCACGACATTACGTCACGCCATGTTAATGCATATTATTCCAGTATCGTGAAGGGATTGACTGCAAAGGTATTCAGAACATATCTAGCAACAACTGTAGTCAAAAACTATCTAAAAGATCATGATGACATGAAAGGAAAGTCAGATAATGAGAAATTATACCACGCGAAACTGGCAAATCTTGAAGCTGCAATAATGTGTAATCACAAGCGAACCATACCAAAAACATTTGAGGAATCTTTGCAAAAAAAGAAAGATACACTCAAAACCAGAGAAAAAGAAAAAACTTGGGAGAAGACCCAACTAACACTCAAAAAAGTAGAATCAACTAAACCTAAAACAGACACCCAAAAGAAGAACAGAGAAAAGAGAATCAAGACATTAAAGGAACAAATCAAAAAGCAAAAACAAAAGCACAAAGAAAGAATTGAAAAACTAAATCTACAAGTAGACTTGTCTGAGAGAACCAAGGATTACAATCTAGGAACTTCACTTAGAAATTACATTGATCCACGCGTTTTCAAGGCATGGACTGATGAGGTGGGTGCAGAGTGGGAGAAATTATACACAGCTGCACTTCAAAAGAAATTCCTTTGGGTCAAAAATGAAAATGTAAAGTGGAAAGAAATAAAATAA
- a CDS encoding SDR family oxidoreductase: MEKVALVTGSSSGIGLESALALAKDGYHTFASIRNLSKAGELENAAKKENLPIDVIELDVDKEESIVAAIKKIMEDTGRLDVLVNNAGYGQFGCTEDVSVEDFRKQFETNFFSVVRIIQEVAPIMRNQKSGIIVNISSVAGRMGLPGSPAYISSKFALEGLGECLRYELGQFGIKTTLIEPGVIKTNFFESMKIPDSKSDPKYKELTDHILSGLKMMVQMGTAPSQVAEVIIKAIHDEEILPRYVVGTDAAMFMEAKKMKTDLEFEKYMSKELFPS, translated from the coding sequence ATGGAAAAGGTAGCTCTTGTTACTGGAAGCTCTTCAGGAATTGGACTAGAATCAGCATTAGCACTTGCAAAAGATGGATATCACACATTTGCCAGTATAAGAAATTTGTCAAAAGCAGGAGAGTTAGAAAATGCTGCAAAAAAAGAAAATCTTCCAATTGATGTAATAGAGCTTGATGTGGACAAAGAAGAATCCATTGTAGCAGCTATTAAAAAAATAATGGAGGATACCGGAAGACTAGATGTCTTAGTAAATAACGCAGGATATGGACAGTTTGGATGCACAGAAGATGTTTCAGTGGAGGATTTTAGAAAACAGTTTGAGACTAATTTTTTTAGTGTTGTAAGAATTATTCAAGAAGTTGCGCCAATCATGAGGAATCAAAAATCAGGAATCATTGTAAACATTAGTTCTGTAGCTGGAAGAATGGGATTACCAGGATCACCGGCATATATCAGTTCAAAGTTTGCATTAGAAGGTTTGGGAGAATGTTTGAGATATGAGCTTGGTCAATTCGGAATCAAGACCACTCTAATTGAACCAGGTGTAATTAAGACAAACTTTTTTGAATCAATGAAAATTCCAGATTCAAAGTCAGATCCAAAATACAAAGAATTAACAGATCATATTCTTTCAGGACTAAAGATGATGGTTCAGATGGGAACAGCCCCATCACAAGTAGCAGAAGTAATAATCAAGGCAATTCATGATGAAGAGATACTTCCAAGATATGTTGTGGGAACTGATGCTGCCATGTTCATGGAGGCAAAGAAGATGAAAACTGACTTGGAATTTGAGAAATATATGAGTAAAGAGCTATTTCCTAGCTGA
- a CDS encoding DEAD/DEAH box helicase, with translation MKLSCPKCKSKIDIQKTFNKKMHVSCSNCGIEDLLEFSKNVDEVFLEFLSRYDKGQVTENGLSENLKDEGIVRAESEIKEMIGKNKPDKITEEILFSKKDYISQYKVLSNPEPKMGGKVEDLGLDESVTDHLKELGIKQFYKFQEEAIGEISYGENVVIEAPTASGKTEAFLIPVIQRIKKDATDGNVYAIFVYPTKALARDQFPKIKKFAEKIGITVSVFDGDTKIADRREIIDNPPHILVTNFDVLHYHMWHQTKFSSILSSTRILVTDEAHVYSGIFGSNVHYIIKRLKRICANKLQFVAASATLEDAKEFCEKLFGEKMQKIQGSGKKDQTDFAMLFPSLRTQRALMVELTKKLTQKNHKTMVFNNSHLNSELLAMQAKRQKVNIKVHRAGLMVNYRTSVEKQFKEDMLDAISCTPTLELGIDVGNVDCVISSTIPVNRLIQRIGRAARKGQRGYAFLALGNDPISQYYKNHPDDYFEDIEKTYIDPKNPFVEEFQVLAMACDRPISKHELKEHQEVIEHHIIKENLKEFNNRIVPNFDKINSLLNEYSIRGIGKSIDIFLNDKKVGDRILPIALEELHKDAIYFLAGIRYKVKEFDYPEKNYAKIEKIPRDYPYYTKALTEEWPTIETVFEKREANGVEVAFCKLHIEKKVYGYVNIELGQEVTQGEKVLLDTPLEYDFVTKGIVFHAPRPLKVMEESEDEEYIEASGYHATEHVVIEGSNMITGGVSQDLGGISLGTSGLIFIYDGAIGGSGASKALYDRFEKVLERSMFIVKECPCKNEAGCPRCTFSYRCGNNNEYLHKYSALEILERINDGEKTQLVDPTEGDRPLV, from the coding sequence TTGAAGTTATCATGTCCAAAATGCAAGTCAAAAATAGATATTCAAAAGACTTTCAACAAAAAAATGCATGTATCTTGTAGTAATTGTGGTATCGAAGATCTGCTAGAGTTTTCAAAGAATGTAGATGAGGTATTTTTAGAATTTCTATCAAGATATGACAAGGGTCAAGTAACTGAGAATGGATTATCAGAGAACCTCAAAGATGAGGGAATAGTACGTGCTGAAAGTGAGATAAAAGAGATGATTGGTAAAAACAAGCCAGACAAAATTACTGAAGAAATTTTATTTTCAAAAAAAGACTATATTTCACAATACAAAGTTTTGAGCAATCCTGAGCCTAAAATGGGCGGCAAAGTTGAAGATTTGGGATTAGATGAATCAGTCACAGACCATCTCAAAGAATTAGGAATAAAACAATTTTACAAATTTCAAGAAGAGGCAATTGGCGAAATTTCATATGGAGAAAATGTAGTCATTGAGGCGCCAACTGCTTCAGGAAAAACAGAAGCATTTTTGATTCCAGTGATTCAAAGAATAAAAAAAGACGCAACAGATGGAAATGTTTATGCAATTTTTGTTTATCCAACAAAAGCACTTGCAAGAGACCAATTCCCAAAGATCAAAAAGTTTGCAGAAAAAATTGGAATAACAGTAAGTGTCTTTGATGGAGATACAAAGATAGCAGACAGAAGAGAAATCATAGATAATCCCCCACACATTCTTGTCACAAACTTTGATGTTTTACACTATCACATGTGGCACCAAACAAAGTTTTCATCAATATTATCATCAACAAGAATTCTCGTTACAGATGAAGCACATGTATATTCAGGAATTTTTGGTTCAAATGTTCATTACATCATAAAAAGACTCAAAAGAATTTGTGCAAACAAACTCCAATTTGTAGCAGCATCAGCTACACTAGAAGACGCTAAAGAGTTCTGTGAGAAGTTATTTGGAGAAAAGATGCAAAAAATTCAAGGTTCAGGGAAAAAAGATCAGACAGATTTTGCCATGTTATTTCCATCATTACGAACTCAAAGGGCACTAATGGTGGAATTAACAAAAAAACTTACTCAAAAAAATCACAAAACCATGGTCTTTAACAACTCACATCTGAATTCAGAATTACTAGCAATGCAGGCAAAAAGGCAGAAGGTCAACATCAAAGTTCACAGAGCTGGACTGATGGTAAATTATCGAACGTCTGTTGAAAAGCAGTTCAAAGAAGACATGCTTGATGCAATTTCATGTACTCCTACGCTTGAATTAGGCATAGATGTTGGGAATGTTGATTGTGTGATTTCATCCACCATTCCAGTAAATCGATTAATTCAGAGAATTGGCAGAGCTGCAAGAAAGGGACAGCGGGGATATGCATTTTTAGCATTAGGAAATGATCCGATTTCACAATACTACAAGAATCATCCTGATGACTATTTTGAAGATATAGAAAAAACATACATAGATCCAAAGAATCCATTTGTAGAAGAATTTCAAGTTTTAGCAATGGCATGTGACAGACCAATTTCAAAACATGAACTCAAAGAACATCAGGAAGTAATAGAGCACCACATTATCAAAGAGAATCTAAAAGAGTTCAACAATAGAATAGTTCCCAATTTTGATAAAATTAATTCTCTTCTAAACGAATACAGCATTAGAGGTATAGGAAAGTCAATTGACATTTTCTTAAATGATAAAAAAGTAGGAGACAGGATTCTACCAATTGCACTTGAAGAGCTACACAAAGATGCAATCTATTTTCTTGCAGGTATTCGCTACAAAGTAAAAGAATTTGATTATCCAGAAAAAAATTATGCAAAGATTGAAAAGATTCCCAGGGATTACCCATACTATACTAAAGCATTAACGGAAGAATGGCCAACAATTGAGACAGTTTTTGAGAAGAGAGAAGCAAATGGAGTAGAAGTTGCATTTTGTAAATTACATATTGAGAAAAAAGTATACGGGTATGTCAACATTGAACTAGGACAAGAAGTAACACAAGGAGAAAAAGTCCTACTTGATACACCATTAGAATATGATTTTGTTACAAAGGGAATTGTATTTCATGCGCCAAGACCACTCAAAGTAATGGAAGAATCTGAAGACGAAGAATACATAGAGGCAAGTGGATATCATGCAACAGAGCATGTTGTGATTGAAGGAAGCAATATGATTACAGGAGGAGTATCTCAAGACTTGGGCGGCATATCACTTGGTACATCAGGCTTGATTTTCATCTATGATGGAGCCATTGGTGGAAGTGGTGCAAGTAAAGCACTCTACGACAGATTTGAGAAGGTACTTGAAAGGAGTATGTTTATCGTAAAGGAGTGTCCATGCAAAAATGAGGCTGGATGTCCACGATGTACGTTCTCATACAGATGTGGAAATAACAACGAGTATTTGCACAAATATTCTGCATTAGAAATTTTGGAGAGAATCAATGATGGTGAAAAAACACAACTAGTTGATCCTACAGAAGGAGATAGACCTCTAGTATAA
- a CDS encoding DNA-methyltransferase has product MKKIEINKIYNQNCIDGMKSIPKNKIDLVITDPPFAINFKAKKANYNRTSSRVISGYNEIKPEDYYDFTFAWMSEVFRILKDSGSMYVFSGWNNLKDILQALDDVGFTTINHIVWKYQFGVVTKRKFVTSHYHCLYVCKDDKKRKFFPFSRFKKEDKTTEGRSLHYKDKEDVWDIKREYWTGDEKTPTKLPSELIQKLLEYSSDKKDIVLDPFLGSGQVAVVSKSLNRRFLGFEVVPDYYKFAKKRLDKDLYRIKKLK; this is encoded by the coding sequence ATGAAAAAAATTGAGATCAACAAAATTTACAATCAAAACTGCATTGATGGGATGAAATCAATTCCTAAGAACAAGATTGACTTAGTTATTACCGATCCCCCTTTTGCCATAAATTTTAAGGCAAAAAAGGCAAATTACAATAGAACATCATCTCGTGTAATTTCTGGATACAACGAAATCAAGCCTGAGGATTACTATGATTTCACATTTGCATGGATGAGTGAAGTCTTTCGAATTCTAAAAGATTCAGGAAGCATGTATGTTTTTTCAGGGTGGAATAACCTAAAGGATATTTTGCAAGCATTAGATGATGTTGGTTTTACTACCATTAATCATATTGTTTGGAAATACCAGTTTGGTGTGGTAACTAAAAGAAAGTTTGTTACATCACACTATCATTGTCTGTATGTTTGCAAAGATGATAAAAAACGAAAGTTCTTTCCATTTTCTAGATTTAAAAAAGAAGACAAAACGACAGAGGGGCGTAGTCTGCACTACAAAGACAAAGAAGATGTTTGGGACATCAAACGTGAATATTGGACAGGTGATGAAAAGACACCAACAAAACTTCCATCAGAATTGATACAGAAACTCTTAGAGTACTCTAGTGACAAAAAAGATATTGTTCTTGATCCTTTCCTTGGCTCAGGTCAGGTTGCTGTTGTAAGCAAATCTTTAAACAGAAGATTTCTTGGATTTGAAGTTGTTCCTGATTACTACAAGTTTGCAAAAAAACGACTTGACAAAGACCTGTATCGAATAAAAAAATTAAAATAA
- a CDS encoding Sec-independent protein translocase subunit TatA/TatB, with the protein MIDYSLNVAGSEWIIIIFVALVLILGTGKLPGAARKLGKAVNEYNKAKNGIQESMKEVTDESPKISGPVESERQKLETIAKSIGVKAEGKTDDDLRKIISDKIGQKKTDEPENNK; encoded by the coding sequence ATGATAGATTATTCATTAAATGTAGCAGGTAGCGAATGGATAATCATCATTTTTGTTGCACTAGTTTTGATTTTAGGAACAGGTAAGCTTCCAGGAGCTGCAAGGAAGCTTGGAAAAGCAGTCAACGAATACAACAAAGCAAAAAATGGCATCCAAGAAAGCATGAAAGAGGTTACAGATGAATCACCAAAAATTTCAGGGCCAGTAGAATCAGAAAGACAAAAACTAGAAACCATTGCAAAGTCAATAGGGGTTAAAGCAGAAGGTAAAACAGATGATGACCTACGAAAAATTATTTCAGACAAAATTGGTCAAAAGAAGACAGACGAACCAGAAAACAATAAATAG
- a CDS encoding P-II family nitrogen regulator — MKKIETIVPSGKKDAVIAAIKKIGVGGVTVHQVQGQGAQDPPLVGEFFSREMIICVADDPKVDEIINAIANVACTGTKGDGKVFVTEVVDALDICTKKRGTMDI, encoded by the coding sequence ATGAAGAAAATTGAAACAATAGTTCCATCTGGAAAGAAAGATGCAGTTATTGCTGCAATTAAAAAAATAGGCGTTGGTGGTGTAACTGTTCATCAAGTACAAGGACAAGGTGCACAAGATCCTCCTTTGGTTGGAGAATTCTTTAGCAGAGAAATGATCATTTGTGTGGCAGATGATCCTAAGGTGGATGAGATCATAAATGCAATTGCAAATGTGGCATGTACTGGAACAAAGGGCGACGGTAAAGTCTTTGTTACAGAAGTAGTTGATGCACTAGATATCTGCACTAAGAAACGTGGAACAATGGATATCTAA